A single genomic interval of Aureliella helgolandensis harbors:
- a CDS encoding DUF1501 domain-containing protein, with the protein MFVRSPRRQFLERCSTGFGAMALSGLLQQGATAQTALPASAALAQTHHPAKAKSVIFCYMSGGVSHVDSFDPKPALEKYHGQPMPVKVERTQFNNNGNVLASPFKFSPSGESGLPISDMFPHIAAEADELAVIRSMTTSVNEHAQGNFAMHSGFPFMGFPSAGAWASYGLGSENENLPSYVVLQSGTAVPPHGGVSLFSNGFLPAQHQGSILKADRPEAIRNVSPYDTVSIQQQRLQLASEFDAEFLARTNADAQVDAAIRNYETAFRMQAAVPDLCDISQETRQTREMYGLDAEVPEKAAYARQCLLARRMVERGVRFIELSCLSQGIGAGGAANPWDQHSDVEKGHRAMGFQVDQPIAALIKDLRQRGLLDETLIVWAGEFGRTPFSQGSTGRDHNPFGFSVWLAGGGVQGGCSLGATDEFGYHAIENPCTVYDLWATVLHQLGIDHERLTYRYSGRDYRLTDVHGNVLHKVLA; encoded by the coding sequence ATGTTCGTTAGATCTCCACGACGCCAATTCCTTGAGCGATGTTCGACTGGCTTCGGCGCTATGGCTTTGAGCGGCTTGCTCCAGCAGGGGGCGACGGCTCAAACCGCTCTGCCCGCCTCCGCCGCACTGGCTCAAACACATCATCCCGCCAAAGCCAAGAGCGTCATTTTTTGTTACATGTCCGGCGGAGTGTCGCATGTCGATTCGTTCGATCCCAAGCCCGCCTTGGAGAAGTACCACGGGCAACCGATGCCGGTCAAAGTGGAACGGACACAGTTCAACAACAATGGGAATGTGCTCGCCAGTCCCTTTAAGTTTTCCCCGTCAGGGGAATCGGGCCTGCCCATCAGCGACATGTTCCCACACATCGCTGCTGAAGCCGACGAATTGGCTGTGATACGTTCCATGACCACTTCAGTCAATGAGCATGCACAGGGCAATTTCGCTATGCACTCCGGGTTTCCCTTCATGGGATTTCCAAGCGCGGGGGCCTGGGCCAGCTATGGACTGGGCAGCGAAAATGAGAACTTGCCTAGCTATGTCGTGCTCCAAAGTGGAACTGCAGTGCCGCCGCATGGTGGTGTCAGTTTGTTTAGCAATGGATTCCTCCCTGCACAGCATCAAGGTTCGATTCTCAAAGCCGATCGGCCAGAAGCGATTCGCAATGTGAGCCCCTATGATACGGTCAGCATTCAACAGCAACGCTTGCAGTTGGCTAGTGAGTTTGATGCGGAATTTCTAGCCAGGACAAATGCTGATGCGCAGGTTGACGCGGCTATTCGGAACTACGAAACCGCGTTTCGCATGCAGGCCGCCGTCCCTGATTTGTGTGATATCTCTCAGGAGACTCGACAGACTCGGGAAATGTATGGCTTGGATGCAGAGGTGCCCGAGAAGGCGGCCTACGCGCGACAGTGCTTGCTAGCACGGCGAATGGTGGAACGCGGCGTGCGGTTTATTGAGCTCAGTTGCCTTTCCCAGGGGATCGGCGCCGGCGGAGCGGCAAATCCTTGGGATCAACATAGCGATGTGGAAAAGGGACACCGTGCGATGGGGTTCCAAGTCGATCAGCCTATCGCCGCCTTGATCAAGGACTTGCGTCAACGTGGTTTACTGGACGAAACGCTCATCGTGTGGGCCGGAGAATTCGGCCGCACTCCGTTTTCGCAAGGCAGCACCGGTCGCGATCATAATCCATTCGGCTTTAGCGTGTGGCTAGCTGGTGGCGGCGTGCAAGGAGGATGCAGCTTGGGAGCCACCGATGAGTTTGGCTACCATGCCATTGAGAATCCTTGCACTGTCTATGACTTGTGGGCGACGGTACTGCATCAGTTGGGCATTGATCATGAACGACTGACGTACCGCTACAGTGGACGCGACTACCGGCTAACTGACGTTCATGGCAATGTGTTGCACAAAGTGCTAGCCTAA
- a CDS encoding PP2C family protein-serine/threonine phosphatase, whose translation MMDCCGGSDIGRERSSNQDQFLISDVSKSMRIHQTSLALDHQTRLFGETKGKLVLVADGMGGHEAGERASQLVIDTMVDFTLNRLSWFIEGSCDDDDEFQSQLKQGLIACQRQINRETAAIPQRRGMGSTLTLAYIVWPRMFLVHVGDSRCYLLRDGVLQQLTRDHTLAELAGAVANESGSPRPTDQDAPDGDNAMSHILWNVIGGDGKEPHPDATALELRMGDTLLLCTDGLNKHLSHSTIRQILSEDLPTNSVCQKLIDQANLAGGTDNTTVVVTRFSEAEPKQVQLQEATIAFDEGLEDTAEFPVLSEKTVNAIDTAPAVQR comes from the coding sequence ATGATGGATTGCTGTGGTGGTTCCGATATTGGACGCGAACGCTCGTCCAATCAGGACCAATTCTTGATTAGTGACGTTTCTAAATCGATGAGGATCCACCAGACATCGTTAGCCTTGGACCATCAGACAAGGCTGTTCGGTGAGACCAAGGGGAAACTCGTGTTGGTTGCCGACGGCATGGGTGGGCACGAAGCGGGTGAGCGCGCCAGTCAACTGGTAATCGATACAATGGTGGATTTCACCCTCAATCGGTTGAGTTGGTTTATTGAGGGGAGTTGCGACGATGACGACGAATTCCAATCGCAACTGAAACAGGGACTCATCGCTTGCCAACGGCAAATTAATCGCGAAACAGCGGCCATTCCTCAGCGCCGTGGCATGGGGTCGACCTTAACGTTAGCCTACATCGTCTGGCCCAGAATGTTTCTGGTACATGTAGGCGACAGCCGGTGCTATCTCTTACGCGATGGAGTGCTTCAGCAACTGACGCGGGATCACACCTTGGCGGAATTGGCCGGAGCGGTCGCCAACGAGAGCGGCAGCCCACGTCCAACCGATCAAGACGCCCCCGACGGCGATAACGCGATGTCGCACATTCTCTGGAATGTCATCGGCGGCGATGGCAAGGAACCTCACCCCGATGCGACCGCTTTGGAGCTGCGGATGGGAGACACGCTCTTGCTCTGCACCGATGGTCTCAACAAGCACTTGAGCCATTCGACCATCCGCCAAATTCTGTCCGAAGATTTGCCGACGAATAGCGTCTGCCAAAAGTTGATTGACCAAGCCAACTTGGCCGGCGGCACAGACAACACCACCGTGGTCGTGACCCGTTTCTCTGAAGCGGAGCCCAAGCAAGTGCAGCTGCAAGAGGCTACCATAGCCTTCGATGAGGGGTTGGAGGATACAGCAGAATTCCCGGTCCTGAGCGAGAAAACGGTGAACGCCATTGATACGGCCCCTGCGGTTCAGAGGTAG
- a CDS encoding YciE/YciF ferroxidase family protein, with protein MKFDSLEKLYVHELKDLFSAEHQFLAALPELKARATDEDLSKVLMGQMQETRVRIGRIESVFSSLDFEPGGHRCTAMEGLIEEGGQLLSSDIEPRVMDAALVASLQRIEHYGMAGYGTARSFAEKLGRKKDADVLQVALNELGESNRHLTTLAERKLNFLALNLTH; from the coding sequence ATGAAATTTGATTCCTTAGAAAAGCTCTACGTCCATGAACTAAAAGATCTGTTCAGCGCGGAACACCAATTCTTAGCGGCTCTTCCCGAATTGAAAGCCCGTGCAACCGACGAAGACCTTTCGAAAGTTCTCATGGGACAAATGCAAGAAACGAGAGTTCGCATCGGCAGGATTGAGTCGGTCTTCTCGTCTTTAGATTTTGAACCGGGCGGGCATCGCTGTACGGCCATGGAAGGGCTGATTGAAGAGGGGGGGCAGCTGCTCAGCAGCGACATCGAGCCTCGCGTGATGGATGCTGCCCTTGTCGCTTCCTTGCAGCGGATCGAACACTACGGCATGGCCGGCTACGGCACCGCCCGAAGCTTTGCGGAGAAATTGGGGCGGAAAAAGGATGCCGATGTCCTGCAAGTTGCGCTCAACGAGCTGGGAGAGTCCAATCGACACCTGACCACACTGGCGGAACGCAAGCTGAATTTCTTAGCGCTAAATCTCACCCATTAA